Below is a window of Clostridiales bacterium DNA.
CGCGGGTGAACGGCGTGTATCCGAACGGGACGCGCGTTTCGATGGCGGCGGAGGAAATGCGCTTCGGCTACCGGACGAGCCTGATCCAGGGGACGGACCTGGTGGTGACTGAGGTGACGTTTGACCTGCAGGAAGGCGACCCGGCGGAGATCCGGGCGAAGATGAGCGAACTGAACGCGAAGCGGGCGGAGAAGCAGCCGCTGGACGTGCCGAGCGCGGGAAGCACCTTCAAGCGGCCGGAAGGCTACTTTGCCTCGGCGCTGATTGACCAGTGCGGCCTGAAGGGATACAGCATCGGCGACGCGATGGTGAGCATGAAGCACGCGGGCTTCCTGGTGAACACCGGGAGCAGCAGCGCGGATTTCAAGGCGCTGATGGACAAGGTGCAGTCGATTGTGGAAGAGCGGGCCGGGGTGCACCTGGAGCCCGAGATCCGCGTACTGGGCGAGGAGGCTTAAGGGAAAATGAAATACCTGATCGTTACGGGACTGAGCGGCGCGGGAAAAACGGCATGCGTCCGCTACCTGGAGGACCGGGGCAGCTTCTGCATGGACAATATTCCGCCGATGATGCTGCCGCGCCTGATCGAGGCTTTCGATGCGGCGCATACCCGGACCCAGACGGTGACGATCGCGGTGGACGCGCGCAGCGGCGAGTTTTTCGACGCGGCGGCGGTGGCCCATATGATCCGGGAGCTGGTACAGCTGGGACATCCGATTGAGACGATCTTCATGGAGGCCAGCGAGGAGACCATCCTGAACCGGTACAAGGAAACGCGGCGGGACCACCCGCTGAGCCAGGAGGGCATGACGCTGACCCAGGCGATTGCCGAGGAGCGGAACCGCCTGCAGCCCCTGCGGGAAACGGCGAACTACGTGATCGACACGACGAACCTGACATCCCGGAGCCTGCGGCGCACGCTGGAAAAGACGCTGGGCAACCTGAACGCGGACGAGGCGCCGATGCGCGCCGAGGTGCTGAGCTTCGGGTTCAAGCGCGGGCTGCCGCGGCAGGCAGACCTGGTGGTGGACGTGCGGTTCCTGCCGAACCCGTTCTATATCGATGCCCTGTGCCGCCACAGCGGGCTGGACGACGACGTGCGCGAGTTCGTGATGGGACACCCGGTAACGAAGGAATTTATGGAAAAATGGAAGGATATGCTGTCCTTCCTGATCCCGCACTATAAGGACGAAGGCAAGCACCGAATCGTGATCGCGGTCGGGTGTACCGGCGGCGCGCACCGCAGCGTGGCGATCGCGGAGGCGATCGGGAAGTACCTGCGGGATGAAATGGGGCTGCCGACCGAAATCAGCCACCGGGACCTGCTGCTGGAGCAGGCGCGGTGGACAACGCCGGTTGAGGATGGCGAGACATGAAGACAGACACCCGGCAGAGCTTTTCCGCGAAGGTGAAGGCGGAGCTGATCCGCCTGCCGCTGGGAAAGGCCTGCTGCATGCTGAGCGAAATATCGGCACTGACGATGACCTCCGGGCACCTGGCGTTCCGCGGCGGCGGATGGATTTCCATCAGCTACCGGCTGGATGACGCCGGGACGGCCCGGAGACTTCTGATGCTGCTGAAAAAACGGCTGAACGTGAATCCGACGCTGCACTTTACGCAGACGGCGCGGATGGGCGGGCGGAAGACGTGCGTTCTTTCCCTGACGGGCGAGGACGCGAACACGCTGCTGAACGCGCTGCACATGGCGGAGACGGACGAGGACGGCCAGATGCACCTGAAGCGGATGGCGCCGCGGCACCCGATGACGCGGCAGTGCTGCCGGCGGGCGTTCCTGCGCGGGGCATACCTGGGGGCCGGCACGATGACCAACCCGGAGAAGGGATACCACTTCGAGTGGAAGGCGGAGGACGAGCAGCTGCCGCGGACGCTGGAAAAGCTGCTGGAGAAATGCGAGATGCCCTACCGCGACTATGAGCGGAAGGGCACCCAGGTGATCTACCTGAAGGGCGCGCAGCACATCGCGGATATGCTGGCGCTGATGGGCGCCGGGCAGAGCGTGCTGGACATGGAAACCATCCGCGTGGGCAAGCAGGTGAAGGCCGCAGCGACCCGGGCGGCCAACTGCGACGAGCACAACGGCGACAAGATGCTGGCGGCCGCGCAGAAGCAAGCGGACGCGATCCGGAGGATCTCGCTGAAGCAGGGGCTGTTTACGCTGCCGCCGGGGCTGCAGGAGATTGCCCGGCTGCGGCTGGACAATCCCGAGATGAGCCTGAAGGAGCTTGGGGAACTGATGGATCCCCCGGTGGGCAAGAGCGGCGTGAACCACCGGATGCGGCGGCTGATGGAGATCCTGGACGGGGAGGACCCCGTAAACTGATATTGTTGGAAAGCAGGCGGAGGACAGGATGATTGCGGCGACGGCATATATGCTGATGTTTCTGATCTACGGGGTGATGACGGCACAGTTCCTGCTGCCGCGCCACCGGCCGCTGAACCGGCTGTGGATCGGACTGTGCCTGGGCCTGCTGGAGGAAATGTGGCTGCCGGCGCTGTGCGCGTTTTTCCTGGACTTTACGGGGCTGGCGCATATGGCGGCGGCGCTGGTTTCCCTGGTGATCACGCTGGTGTGCTTCCTGCTGCGCGACAAGCGGGAAGCGGCGAAATGGGACGCGGAGGAAAGCCGCCTGCTGAAGCAGATGCTGTGGGTGGGGATTCCGCTGACGGTGCTGGGCATTTTCCTGCAGTATACGCATGTGATGCGCGTGGATGGCGCGGGGAACTGGAACGTGGGGCAGAGCACCTACGGCGACCTGCCGATGCACCTGAGCTTTATCACGAACCTGCCGGGGAAGAAATTTCCGGCGGACTATCCGTTTTTCCCGGGAGCCCGGCTGAGCTATCCCTTCCTGACGGACTCGCTGAGCTCCACGCTGTACCTGCTGGGAATGAGCCTGCAGGCGGCGACGATCGTGCCCGCGGCGCTGATGATGGCGCTGTGCTACATGGGTGTGATGGTGCTTGCGCGGGAGATGACCGCGGGCGGGAAGGCCGTGGTGCTGGCGGCGCTGCTGTTCTTCCTCAACGGCGGGCTGGGCTTCCTGTACGACTTTGACATGGCCGGCGGGAACGCCGGGCAGGGGTATTTCGCGACCGTATGGGAACGGATTGAGAACATCCTGACGGGATACTACAAGACGCCGACAAACCAGCCGGATCCGAACAACCTGCGCTGGAGCAACATGATCTGCGACATGATGGTGCCGCAGCGGACCCTGCTGGGCGGATACTGCATGGTGTTCCCGTGCATCTACCTGCTGGACGCGGCGCTGCGGCCGCGCAAGATGGACCGGAAGGACGGCGGACGCGCACTGATCCTGCTGGCGGTATGGGGCGGCGCGCTGCCGCTGATCCACACGCACAGCTTCCTGGCGCTGGGACTGATGTCCATTGGCGCGATGGCGTATGACCTGATCCACGGGGATCCGAAGGCAATGATGGAGCGGCGGAGCCGGTGGCAGATCCTGCTCCGGTACGCGGTATACGGCCTGATTGCCGCCGCGCTGGCCGCGCCGCAGCTCATCTTCTTCACGTTCCGGCAGGCGCTGAGCGGGGATGCGCAGGGAAGCTTCCTGAAGCTGCAGTTCAACTGGGTGAACAATCCGAACGGGGCCGGGATGCGGGACCTGTACCTGTGGTTCTACATCAAGAACATCGGGCTGCCGTTTATCGCGCTGATCCTGGCGCTGTTTGAGAAGAAACCGCGGAACCGGCGGCTGTTCGCGATGATGCTGCCGATTATCCTGGCGGCGGAGCTGGTGCGCTTCCAGCCAAATGAGTACGACAACAACAAACTGTTCTACCTGGCGTGGCTGCTGGGCTGCATGATTGTGGCCGACTGGTGCTGCACGGTGTGGGAAAAGCTGAAGGGCATGCGGGGACGCACGGCGCTGGCGGTGCTCTGCGCGGTGGTGACGTTCCTGAGCGCGGGACTGACCGTGTGGCGGGAATGCGTATCCGACTATATGGCGTTCAGCCGGTATTCCGTGGAAGCGGGCGAGTTTGCCCGGGACGAGACGCCGGCCGACGCCGTGTACCTGACCGGGCGGCAGCACCTGAACCCCGTGCTTTCCATCGCGGGGAAGACGATCGTGTGCGGGCCGGACCTGTGGCTGTACTGGCACGGCATCAACACAACCGACCGGGACTGGGACATCCGGGAGTTCTATGAAGATCCGGAGGAGTACGCCGGGGTGCTGGCGGACTACGACGTATCGTATATCTACGTGTCCTCCTACGAGCGGAGCAATTACGACGTGGACGAGGAAGCGCTGCGGCGGAACTACACGGTGGTGTTTGAGAACCCCGAAGCGGTGATTTACATGGTGCCGAACGGCTGACGGACATATACGGAAGCTATGGCCGGCTATCGGAAAAAGTAAATAAAATTGTCTGTTCATATTCTCCCATCTGTGTTACAATAGCATAAAAGGTTCAGTCCTGTCCGGACCGGACAAATCCGTCAACTAAATAGGAGGAACTCGACATGAAGAAGAGTACAGTGGTTATCGCCCTGCTGGCGGTGCTGGCAATCGTTTTCGGTATCCTTTTCATCACCGGAAACAACGAGAAGAATGACCTGCAGGCCAAAGTGGATGAGCTGAACACGGTTGTGAAGTCCGCAGCCGACCAGGGCAAGATTGACCTGGACAGCGCGGTTGCCGCCGCGAAGCAGGAAGCGGAAGAAGCCACCAACAAGGCTGTTGAAGACGCCCTGGCTGCTGCCAAGGTAGACGCGGATGCCGCGACCACCAAGGCTGTGGAAGACGCCGTTGCCAACGCGAAGGCTGAAGCGGACAAGGCCCTGGCTGATGTGAAGGCTGAAGGCGAGAAGGCCCTGGCCGACGCGAAGGAAGCCGGTGAAAAGGCCCTGGCTGAAGCGCAGGAAGCCGGCGAAAAGGCCCTGGCTGAAGCGCAGGAAGCCCTGGCCAATGCCAAGGCTGAAGGCGAAAAGGCCCTGGCCGACGCGAAGGCTGCCGGCGAAAAGGCCGTGGAAGATGCCAAAGCTGAAGGCGAGAAGGCCCTGAAGGCGGTCCAGGATGAACTGGAAACCTGGAAGACCAAGGCCGGCGACCTGGAAAAGCAGATTGCCGACGCCGCGGCTGCTGCTACCGAAAAGGTGGAAGAAGTCAAGGAAGCTGTAACCGATAAGACTGAAGAAGTGAAAGACGCTGCCACCGAGAAGGTTGAGGAAGTCAAGGAAGCGGCCGAAGAAGTAAAGGAAACCGCGACCGAAGCCGTCGAGGAAGCAACCGAGACCGTCGAGGAAAAGGTTGAAGAAGCTGCCGAGGCTGTAGAGGAAAAGGTTGAAGAGGCGGTCGAAACTGCGGAAGAAGCCGT
It encodes the following:
- the murB gene encoding UDP-N-acetylmuramate dehydrogenase; translation: MFERFDAIRNAEMRQYTTLRLGGPADWLVFPRSGEEITEIFAEAREAGLTVTVIGHGSNLLVLDGGIRGVVIRVEKNMRAIRVEGTRIVAQAGAMLGTVAMAAAEAGLTGLEFASGIPGTVGGGVTMNAGAYDGEMAQVVTRVNGVYPNGTRVSMAAEEMRFGYRTSLIQGTDLVVTEVTFDLQEGDPAEIRAKMSELNAKRAEKQPLDVPSAGSTFKRPEGYFASALIDQCGLKGYSIGDAMVSMKHAGFLVNTGSSSADFKALMDKVQSIVEERAGVHLEPEIRVLGEEA
- the rapZ gene encoding RNase adapter RapZ; translated protein: MKYLIVTGLSGAGKTACVRYLEDRGSFCMDNIPPMMLPRLIEAFDAAHTRTQTVTIAVDARSGEFFDAAAVAHMIRELVQLGHPIETIFMEASEETILNRYKETRRDHPLSQEGMTLTQAIAEERNRLQPLRETANYVIDTTNLTSRSLRRTLEKTLGNLNADEAPMRAEVLSFGFKRGLPRQADLVVDVRFLPNPFYIDALCRHSGLDDDVREFVMGHPVTKEFMEKWKDMLSFLIPHYKDEGKHRIVIAVGCTGGAHRSVAIAEAIGKYLRDEMGLPTEISHRDLLLEQARWTTPVEDGET
- the whiA gene encoding DNA-binding protein WhiA, with the translated sequence MKTDTRQSFSAKVKAELIRLPLGKACCMLSEISALTMTSGHLAFRGGGWISISYRLDDAGTARRLLMLLKKRLNVNPTLHFTQTARMGGRKTCVLSLTGEDANTLLNALHMAETDEDGQMHLKRMAPRHPMTRQCCRRAFLRGAYLGAGTMTNPEKGYHFEWKAEDEQLPRTLEKLLEKCEMPYRDYERKGTQVIYLKGAQHIADMLALMGAGQSVLDMETIRVGKQVKAAATRAANCDEHNGDKMLAAAQKQADAIRRISLKQGLFTLPPGLQEIARLRLDNPEMSLKELGELMDPPVGKSGVNHRMRRLMEILDGEDPVN